GGTGAACGATGGTGCAGAGTCGGCTCTGTTCAAACAGCTGTTCCAGAAGTGGACCGTCAAAGACCAGACTCAAGGTCTGGGCAAAGTCAACTCCAGAGGCAAAGTCGGTACGTACTTACAGTTTTCATTATAAATACTTTCTAAAgcttaaagatcctatattacacaaaattgaccattttgagctttaagtcatgttataatgttacctcctccaaaacatacctggagctgagttttgtttcattcacacatgtttgagtcacactttattattagtctgtaacatctccaaacctcaaaatgctctgttgcacctcgtgatgtcattaagaggtagttttcaagttaagaactaccttttaccttttgttcagtagagattggcaattccagggctgaaattatccaaatgattctagtgaaggtgtatggagtttaaaaacacagtggagcacttcctgtattaccacatgatgacatcacaaacaaaagacaaaacgtagctgttaacttgaaaactacttcattacatcacaaggtggaacagagcattttgagctttggagatgtgacagactaataataaagtgttactcaaacatgaatgaaaaattagtgaatgaaacaaaacacaatgccagatgtgtttttgaggaggtaacagcattataacatgacttaacccttataagagtcaattttatgtaatgtaGAGCGTTTAATCAATGACTCGATGAATCAGCAGCTTGCACGGTGAATGTAATCTTGTCCTTTAGTGaagtacagagacattaagctcATTAAAACATAGAGATTATAGCTAAAGTCATATAAGGATAACCATAGGGATTTTAAATTAGCACATAACGTCTTTCTATCACTGAATGCACAGTAAAATTACTACTAAAATTACACTACTGTTGTATTTTGTTCCCAGCTCAAATCACCCCAGAGAAGTTTGATGCTTCTCTGATGCACGTGATGCCGGAGGTGGCCGCTCAGGAGAGAATGGTGGACAATGGATCAGGTCAAGTGGAGGTAAAACACAAGGGCAGAATGAAatagtgataaacatttatattcacacctgctcctgtgttaaatgttttaaatggacctatgtacttattttgtttttagtttttttagtttttgtttgtatttgtctgtaGCGCGCTCATTGTATATacaaagaaaactgaaaatatgTGGTTCACTTTATTTTGGAATCTGGATCTAATCTCAGAATTATTATCGGAACCTTTTTAAATTTCTTCTAATTTGAATtctttattctgcatttttaatACACTTTTTGCCTTGAAATTTGAATTTGGTCACACCATTGATTAATAActaaactgaactgaaggttggtggtgcaattccatctcccacagatgactgctgtaattgtgtccttgggcaagacacttaccccgccttgcccccagtgtctgtgtacactggtgtatgatgaaaagtgctttgagtgccttgaaggtagaaaagcactatacaaaaatgtgactatttaccatttaaactATTATTTCAATAGTATTACTAAACAGCAGTTACTGTAAAGTAATGTAAAGAAACCCCTCTCCTCCAAATTAATTTTCCCAACTAAACAGCGCTCTCTAGTGGCATCTGGTGACACTGATGCGTTATCCCTCGACTATTGTTCTACAGGTGTGGAGGATTGAGGATCTGGAGCCGGTACCAGTGGATCCAAAGATGTATGGGTACTTCTATGGAGGGGATTGTTACCTGATACTATACACGTACCTGGTCAACAGCAAACAGTGCTACCTGCTCTACATGTGGCAGGTGAGGAGTCTGGTCAGGgactaaaaaaaattaaataagctccatattacactgtttcctaatctatgttataatgttgttgcctcgttaatatattgtcatttacacatgtttaacactcaaaccctgtatatttaggctgagttcttctttcaaactgaaaacactctgttccaccttgtgatgtcatcatgtggtgatataggaagtgctccactgtgttttaaaactctgtacacattcactagaataatttgcataatttcagccctggaattggaatctctactgaactaaaggtaaaagaagctattatcttgaaaagtaccacttcatgacatcacaagatggaacagatcattttgagctttggagatgtagacagactaataataaaaggttactcaaacatgagacaaaacacaactccaggtatgtttttgatgcggtaacagcattataacttgtcttaaaactcacaagagtcaattttgtgtaatataggtccTTAAAAGTACCGTCATGGTGTCATTATGGTTAGCACTTCTGCCTACCATCAGGTCCTGGGTTCAACTCCCGGACTATATGAGGTCATTTCATCAATATAAACATGTACAAAATGTTCCTTCTACAGCctccttaaataaaaataaatactacgTTTTGTGCACATTGCAAAAATCACTTTAATTGCAGTAATCTTTCCACAAACGCAAAGTTGGTTACTTCAGTTGTGACTCAGataatactgctgttgtgtctttaagcaAGATACGCCGCCCACCTTGCTTATGAATACTGaatatcatttttgtatttttgcttctaTTTATGTGTGACATGAATCAGcacatgtaaaaatacaaactaactaAGAGATAATAACAACTTAACAGCATTTCTCAGACTGTGCTCCTTCTGGTATCCAAAGTCctctaaatgttttatatttgcttAATTTAGAGTAAAATGTATGCACTTTTTGCTCCTCGTTTGGGCAGTTTCTTGGTTGTAGGTGCTTTAGCAATGATGTAGTacaatttcacatataatttaCCACTAATTTAGGTCTGCAGTAGTTgtgttttagaccaggtttacaCTGGTGGTACTCGGAAAGCTCTATAATTCCTTGGTGCTTGGTGTGAAGCCACTGGCCTAAAAACTTAAACAGCCATAAAAGCAGATTTCAGAGCATAGGCTGCAGAAGTAGAGTATAAATATAATGGgttctttttttgtgttttttttttagggtcGTAATGCCACTCAGGACGAGCTGGCGGCATCTGCGTTTCAGGCTGTGGAGTTGGATCAGAAATACGGAGGCGAGCCAGTGCAGATCAGGGTCACGATGGGAAAAGAGCCAAAACACTTCATGGCCATGTTCAAAGGCAAAATGGTCTTGTTTATGGTAActcatgttttacttttttgctttgtatttaaattgtaatttacaggtaattattatttttcatattactTTCATTGACGCAACATTTTTTCAAAAGTCTTATAAAACTACAGTgtttaacatatttaataaCAGGCTCCAATGGCTCCAACTACAAAGCAGAGGGAATAACATCGGCCATGGTCCTTTacattgttgttatttttaaatttataaatCTTAAGCCTTTAGAACATGAACATAATCAGCACTACTACAGTTTGTAAGGGCAaatttagaaaacaaaacatatttactcaATGAATATTATAAATTTGGATAGTGAGACTTCAATCAAATGCATCCTTAAATTTGGTGATTGTttctattatatttatttatttatttttaattatttgtattatttttttaatgtttttatttattttgtgatcTAAATCTAAGCTTATTTCAATGTATGACTTTGtgctttgaaacattttttatttcattttaccgATCactatatgatttttttccctgCGTGTAAACCTCTGGAGGAAGCTACTGTAGTCGTATGATGTATAAGCAGTATaacacacctgctcctgaccccaGTGTGGACGTTCATATCTAATTGTGTTTACAGGGCGGTACCTCTCGCAGCAGCGCCACAGAAGAGGAGCCTCCCGTTCGGCTGTTTCAGATCCACGGCACCGACACGTTCAACACCAAAGCCATCGAGGTCCAAGCTCAGGCCGCGTCCCTCAACTCTGGAGACGTGTTCCTGCTCAAGAGTGAGACTGCTCTCTACCTGTGGTGTGGGAAGGTGAGGgcagagaaaggaggaaagCGTGTAAATGAATATTGGTCCATGTTGGAGATCAGAATATATAATAGAAGATAAAAGAGAGCAGGGGCCAGTAACTACAGTATCTTTAAGTGAAGTCTACTTTACTTGTGCTGTGTATGTACataggttttttgttttttagttccTTATGTTCCTGGTGCATTGACTAGATcgaaattaaatcaaaattgcaatttgagttgAGTATTTCGATAACAGAATGTAGTCTAAATTAGTTttggcagttcatatttcagtgttttatcaAATGCTTCTGAAGTTGTTTACAATGGGCACTCAAAAACAGAATCcgactttttaaacttgtgtcATAAATACCACAAATTGTCATTTTCTTAGTAAATGGTGCAGGTTTAATGTAATGCATTGTTTTCTGGCCCCTGCAGGGCTCGAGTGGTGATGAGCGGCAGATGGCCCGGGAGTTGGCAGCTGTGATCGGGCAGAGTGGCTCAGAGGAGCTGGTGGCCGAGGGGCAGGAGCCGGTGGAGTTCTGGGAGCTGCTCGGAGGAAAGGCTCCCTACGCCAACGACAAAAAGTCAGAGCATTTATATAAAACTCAGAGTACAAATCAATACTTAagcaattatttttttctcattggtTCTCAATCTTTGGTCTGgacaagtgcatatgacaggtttttgacaggttttctttaaaggtccaatattacacaaaatgtactcttcTCTACTATACTCTCCTCTAGTTCAGTAGTGTTGAGGAATTCCactgctgaaattatccaaatgattctagtgaaggtgtgtggagtttaaaaacacagaggaggtatgtgttaaacatgtacgaatgaaacgaaacaaaactccaggtatgtttttgatgaacaacattagatcagaaaatagtgtaatacgggccctttaacatGGTGAAataatcaatatttatcatagtttaacATCAGTTTGTGAAAATGATAAAGTAAATTACAGAAAGTAGCGCTTAATAAAAAAGGAATCCCTCTATCTATGTCAACAATGTACAAAATCCCATCTCAAAGCAAAAATGTTACATCTAGGCATGATTTTAGTCTGACCTGTTTGCACTTTAAGTCAGCACCTGTTTGAcgtagtccaagtttagtccaggtttagttgaGTTTTAATCCTGGCATCATGTTTTAACTGACTTATTTTCTCtgcgtttatttattattttcattattttattaagtaTAGGAAATACCATACATCGCTTCCCACATGTCCTGTATTTTTGTCAGGTTGCAGCAGGTCGTCCCGGACCACCAGCCTCGTTTGTTTGAATGCTCCAATAAGACGGGACGCTTCATCGCTTCAGAGATCGCTCAGTTCACTCAGGATGACCTCAGCGAGGACGATGTCATGCTGCTCGATACATGGGACCAGGTCTGACTCTACAGGGATAACAATCAAAAAatacatagatatacaattaaagggaaactgtgtaacttttctgttggaggctACATCAtctgctccatggagatgttattgctttgcttataatgtctcacagtttggcattacaATTATCTGTCTTCACGGAGACAAGAAGCTGATGccatcaagccaagttacaggtcagatctgtgaagaggcgaccctgcgcactgtaagaatgtatgtttttttaatgtgtttttaagcaataaaaaaaactgtaatgtaATAAATGGTAGGTAGAAACGTTAAAAAGTTGAATGTCTCACTGTGGGACATTGCAGGAAAAGCaaaatcatctccatggacacaagctgaCAGCAgatcccaccagaaaagttacatagtacatctttaattcAATACCCAGCAAAAAAATGTTGTCTTCAATTGTTACGTTAGATTAGTTTATTTCCATAACTTGTAGCAGATTTGTGTTTACAACCACCAAAGGTATTCCATGCTtctcagtaaggaggttgtgggttagacgtCTGATCCCTCTGAGTGAAGTggacatgttctccctgtgatATTCAGGCAGATATAGTTAATATCTTATCTAATTTCCTGCAGATTTTCTTATGGATTGGTAAAGACGccaatgaggaggagaggaaggaatCTGTACCGACCAGTCAGGAGTATCTCCGTACACACCCAGGAGACAGGGACCCAGAGACCCCGATCGTACTCATCAAACAGGGATTCGAACCCCCGACCTTCACGGGCTGGTTTGCAGGATGGGATCCAAACAAGTGGAGTGTAAGAGGCCAAGAATATATGGGACACAATTATCATATACTGCAAGGATTGTaccttaaaatatattttgtttttagggCGGAAAGACGTATgaggagctgaagaaggagCTAGGAGAAGCAGCGGAGCCCGAAGTGGTCACTGAGGTATTTAACATTTGCAACTTCAGATGAAGTGGAAGAGTAAATGAactatattgttttgtttattgtatttAGAAAAACAGATATATCAGGCACTCATttctttgtttggttttttaaAGTCTTATTTACTGACTTTACTTAACTTGTGGTATActatactgttgtgtccttgagcaagacactccgCGGACCTTTTCTGCACTGGTGGCAGTAGAAAAGGCATCAAGGGACAAGGATTTGCATAGTTCAAACCCTTTCATCAACGTGCTTCATATTTGTAATGAGGGAAaatagaaaagtgctatagtcCCTTCTGTTGCTGCGTCTATTCCAGGATGCTCAGGACGTCCCTGAAGAGGAGAAAACCTATGATCCTTTTCCTCTTGATGCTCTGCTGAACAAACAGCCCGACGAGCTGCCGGAGGGAGTCGACCCATCCAAGAGAGAggtactttatttactttataatcCGGCATAATATTATAACCAAActggtaaaataaatatgattatCTTACCATCATGAAACTTTTTACTCAGTTggataaaatgtaaattaaactgtgttacaacaaacttaaagtgggactaaacaccttaactccacccacaaactaccactgctaactgctaacttggggacagtgaggggagaggaggggtggagtctggacctatgaggagcagtgtgattggtctaaaatgtctccacactttaaactccacccctgcagccaggtgtttgtgatcagaaacacctgtctgtaatcaaggcagtcatgtgtgatgtcacgtagttcAGAggtcactggaggcagcacacacactTTTTGACCACAGACCTGCAAATGTACCAAAAGTAGCAAAAATGAcaaggaacagtagataatactattaaaacaccatagaCAGAGTTTAATAGCAAAAAAAgggttgatttagtgtttagttccacacTTTAAGCTACAAAACCCAAGTTTGAatgtaaatatcaaaatatcacaggtgttttagacttggtttagtcctgtgttagtcctggtttattctgtgttagacctggtttagttctgtgttagtcctggtttagttctgtgttagtcctggtttaggtttagtcctgatttagttctgtgttagtcttggtttagtcctggtttagttctgtgttagtcctggcttaggtttagtgctgatttagttctgtgttagtcttggtttagtcctggtttagttctgtgttagtcctggtttagttctgtgttagtcttggtttagtcctgatttagttctggcttagttctgtgttagtcttggtttagtcctgatttagttctggtttagttctggcttagttgtgttagtcttggtttagtcctgatttagttctggtttagttctgtgttagtcttggtttagtcctgatttagttctggcttagttctgtgttagtcttggtttagtcctgatttagttctggtttagtcctggtttagttctgtgttagtaggtttagtcctggtttattctgtgGTTAGtccggtttagttctgtgttagtcttggtttagtcctggtttagttctgtgttagtcttggtttattcggGTTTATTCTacgttagtcctggttgagttctgccta
The sequence above is drawn from the Periophthalmus magnuspinnatus isolate fPerMag1 chromosome 5, fPerMag1.2.pri, whole genome shotgun sequence genome and encodes:
- the LOC117371379 gene encoding advillin-like, yielding MEVTFKAVKKSPGIIIWRVEKMELVVVPEKSHGNFFEGDCYILLLTQKVATSLSYNIHYWIGSESSQDEQGAAAVYTVQLDDYLGSSPVQYREVQGHESDTFKGYFKTGIIYKKGGVASGMRHVETNTYDIKRLLQVKGKKRVCAKEVDMSWESFNSGDVFLLDLGQTIVQWNGPKSNRQEKLKGMVMAKDIRDRERGGRAEIRIIEGDAEDEAPKVMELMTEALGERSGDLPDGAPDETADQEQKSQLTLYHVSDADGQMKVNEVASRPLVQDLLNHDDCYILDQGGAKVFVWKGKKANKEERQAAMSRAVEFIKTKNYPPTTNIETVNDGAESALFKQLFQKWTVKDQTQGLGKVNSRGKVAQITPEKFDASLMHVMPEVAAQERMVDNGSGQVEVWRIEDLEPVPVDPKMYGYFYGGDCYLILYTYLVNSKQCYLLYMWQGRNATQDELAASAFQAVELDQKYGGEPVQIRVTMGKEPKHFMAMFKGKMVLFMGGTSRSSATEEEPPVRLFQIHGTDTFNTKAIEVQAQAASLNSGDVFLLKSETALYLWCGKGSSGDERQMARELAAVIGQSGSEELVAEGQEPVEFWELLGGKAPYANDKKLQQVVPDHQPRLFECSNKTGRFIASEIAQFTQDDLSEDDVMLLDTWDQIFLWIGKDANEEERKESVPTSQEYLRTHPGDRDPETPIVLIKQGFEPPTFTGWFAGWDPNKWSGGKTYEELKKELGEAAEPEVVTEDAQDVPEEEKTYDPFPLDALLNKQPDELPEGVDPSKREKHLSDADFSELFGMTKEEYDAIPQWKQLKLKKEKGLF